A genomic window from Sporosarcina sp. Marseille-Q4063 includes:
- the nadC gene encoding carboxylating nicotinate-nucleotide diphosphorylase, translating to MNVIKLRSMLEQFYIEDIGNGDLSGAFLFPESASGELNLMAKMDGIFCGKSIIQECMRIIDDQTTVSCYIADGERVEKGTILASAKGSIQSLLKSERVLLNLIQRMSGIATETSEVVERVKGTNARICDTRKTMPGLRMLDKYAVRAGGGFNHRFGLDDAVMLKDNHLAFAGSISRAIRKVREGLGHTVKIEVEIEKLEQLKEAVEARADIIMFDNCTPEEIMEWRQIVPDSIITEASGMITKDTISEYAKTGVDYISLGYLTHSVKAFDISANVSVHTN from the coding sequence ATGAACGTCATCAAGTTAAGATCCATGCTTGAACAATTTTATATAGAAGATATCGGGAATGGCGACTTATCCGGTGCGTTTTTATTTCCGGAATCAGCCAGTGGCGAACTGAACCTTATGGCAAAAATGGATGGGATCTTTTGTGGGAAAAGTATTATTCAAGAGTGCATGCGGATTATTGATGATCAGACGACTGTTTCATGCTATATAGCGGATGGAGAAAGAGTAGAAAAAGGGACCATACTGGCATCGGCGAAAGGGTCCATTCAAAGTTTACTTAAAAGTGAACGAGTCCTTTTAAATCTAATTCAACGAATGAGCGGCATCGCAACGGAAACAAGTGAAGTCGTCGAGCGAGTGAAAGGAACAAATGCGCGAATATGTGACACGAGAAAAACAATGCCTGGCTTACGAATGCTAGATAAATACGCAGTGCGCGCCGGCGGTGGTTTCAATCATCGATTTGGGTTGGATGATGCGGTTATGTTGAAAGATAATCATCTTGCTTTCGCTGGATCGATTTCAAGAGCTATCAGAAAGGTTAGAGAAGGTCTCGGCCATACCGTAAAAATAGAAGTCGAAATCGAAAAGTTAGAGCAATTGAAAGAAGCAGTAGAAGCGCGCGCAGATATTATTATGTTCGATAATTGCACACCTGAAGAAATTATGGAGTGGAGACAAATTGTACCAGATTCGATAATCACAGAAGCTTCTGGAATGATTACGAAAGATACAATTTCCGAGTACGCGAAAACGGGTGTTGATTATATATCTTTAGGTTATTTGACGCATTCTGTAAAAGCTTTTGACATCAGTGCGAATGTTTCAGTACATACAAATTAA